The nucleotide window ATAGACAGCCGTAATTCCGCCACCGGACCAGGTCGCCTTAAAAGTTCCTGTGGCTTTACCTGCAGCGTTGGAGGTGATCACCACTTCACCACTTACCGGCGTGGCAGGATTTCCGTCAAAATAAAATGCATTGCTCGCATTCACCGGATAGGTGCCGGGTGTGACGCCCGTAAGGTTGAATTCGAACAGCGTTCCCGATGTGGGCGTGGCGCCCGTAAACGCAAAGATGGATTTGTACTGCGTGCGGACTTCGGAAGAGCCGGCTGTTTTCAGTGGCGCGGTAGTTGAGTTTTCACGCCAGGTGAACCCGTTTACTGCGGGTGTTGGAGGATCTGCAGGATCATCATTTGCAGGGGTACAGGCAGTAATGCCGGCAAACAAAAGTGCGAACAGCATAACGTAAAAGAAAATTCCTGATTTTTTCATGATATTGATTTTTAGGTTTTTTAAAGGAAGGAAAACCACACCTAGCCTGCAGGCAGACGCAGGTGCGGAAATCACAGATTATTACTGACTTACATCCATCCGGGAAACCAACAGACGGTCACCGTTGGGAGTTTCACTAAAGAAATAGAGATAATCTCCTATTTGGATGCGGTTATGTTTACTGTACAGGTAGTATTTTTTCTTTTCCAGATCCCCCAGCGTTCTGAATTCTGATGATTTGCCGGTTGCAAGGTCCAGTTTGCCATATTCTATGCTGTAGAAAGGAGAATAGGATTTGGTGGTAGTGGTAGTAGATGTACCTGCGAAAAAATTGCTGAAGGTGCTAACATCAGTATCCACATCAATGGCTTTCACCATTTCCATAATCCAGTTCACGGATTTTCCGTCTTTACTTTCGATCAGATAACCCGTTGCCGGAAAATTATCGGCGGTCATGGGCGAGTTATTGAAGAAGCCTTTCTTATTTTTCTGGTCCAGCTGTACCGTATAGTTCCGGACAAGATTTCCTTCGGGTGAAAAATGGAGCAGATACATGCCTTTGTACACGCGGTCATAATTGTCGCCGCTTTTGCTGCCGGAAGCCCCTGCCAGCGCACCCAGCATTTTGCCGCCGGGTATTCCTACACCACTCCCTTCGGGTTTATAATCCTGTACACTCAGCATCATAGATCCGTCTTTCAGTATTTGAAAATTATTGGTGATAAACTTCTTGCCATCAAACTGCAGTGGTTTTTTAATATCTGCCCCGGCTACCGCTTTCTGATTCAGTTCTGCCATAGGCGTCGCCTTCACGACCGATGCAGTCTGCCCGCTGATCTTTACAATGATAAAGTCATCATACTTTTTATCATCGAGCAGATTGTCAATGGACTGCTGAGAGGGCGCCAGATCTTCCTTACCCGAAATCATATTGGCCATTTTGCCAATGCTGCCGAACATGCCACCGCTTGTAGAAGCCGCAGCCTGCTCTTCATCATCCATACTGGTAGGAGATACCGTACTTCCCAGAATCTCATCAGCAAATTTCCCGTCTTTGCGGATGCCCATTCCGTAAAGAATTACCTCTTTTCCTGTTGAGTAGGCATTGAGTATGCGGAAGCCTGCCGTAGGGGCTGTAAAACTTATCTGCTCCTTCACCATTCTTTCCGGGGAAATACGCAGATAGCTGAGTTGATTGGGCTGTCCGGCGCTGCCTTTTCCGAAAGGCTTACTGGGCGCCAGTACCACAATCCAGTCCCGCGGGAAATCATCGTTGGAAACGTCGCGGCTGTTTTCATCCAGCAAAGGTTTGGAAAATAGCGGACGCATGGCGTGAGGTGTAGGTATGTTGGAGATTTTCCGGGCCTCGCCAGTGTTGGAGATTTTCAAGAGATCCAGTGAAGTCAGCGGCGCTCCTTTCGTGTATGGATAGGCCAGCGCATAGATCGTGCTGTCTCTTTCCACTTCATAGGCGCCACCGAACAGGTATTCGCCACCGGATTCACTGGTCAGTTTCTGCCGGTCCAACAGTTTTATTCTCTTCACATAGTCACCCGCGAACCAGTTGTATTTTGCTTTAATTTCACGCTTCTTGAACATCATTCTGCCGGTGAGGTTCGTACTCACCGCTGCGGCAGTTGTTGTGTATTCGTCGCCTTTGAAGTTAAAGAACTTCCACTTTTTCTTCACCCTGTCCACATCCCATTCATCCTTCAGCGTATTGGTCAGGTTCGCGTCCCGGTCAAAGGAGTAGGTTTCAATCTTCACTTTTTTTCTTCCGGAAGGGAGGAAATAGACCATTTCAAACCCACCGTCAGCCAGTGGCTCCACGCCACCCAGGTATCCTTTTTTGGCCTTGCGTGAGATCTCGTAATCTTTTTCCAGAACCGAAAAGGTTGCCTGCTGGGCCTGCACCAAGGCCATACCCAGGGTAAGGCCTGCGATCAGCGTTAATTTGTTTTTCATCATCTGTGTTTTTTGTGGGATAAAGGTATTACACTCCCCTACTCCCATGTATACCCTCCAGAGGGTATTTTTACAGATTATGGACCAAATGATGAAGTTACTCCCGCAGCAGATCCAGGTCGTGCACAGCCTGCATAAGCCGTGGGACAGAATTGGTTTCCGTCTTGCGGTAAATATTCTTGCGGTGCGTTTCTACCGTACTTTCGCTGATGCAGAGACGGGCCGCAATTTCGCGGTTCATCAAACCCTCAATCATGAGCCTGACCACCTGTTTTTCCCTGGCCGAAAGGATGGTAACCGGCGAATCAATAATACGGTGGCGGAATTTTGTAAGTGCTTCAGCAGCTTCATCAGAGAGATGCAGGTCGCCACGGCGGGCATCGTGCAGCGCCTGCACCAGTTCGGCACGGTTGATTTTCTTGGACAAATAGCCGTCTATTCCAATCTTATCCACGAGCTCGTAAATGGTTTTGGGGTCACAGGTCATTGAAAGCACAATCACTTTTAAGGCAGGAAATTCCTTCTTCAATATCCGGGCACATTCGTAGCCGGTGAGATTGGGCATGAGAAGATCTGTAAGAATCAGATCGGCAACCACCTGTCCGCTGCGCAGATCTTGCAGTAAGTCCGTCCCATCCGTGTAGGTTCTTGTAATATGGATGTCGTTTTCAAGCCCGAGGAGCATTTCTATGCCATCAATAATAATTTGATGATCGTCTACAATGGCAATTTTCATGGTTTTAGCGGGATTTCCACATATATTTCAGTTCCTTTTCCAGCTGAACTTTTAATCCAAGTCTGCCCTTTCAGGAAATCAATACGGGTCTGTATATTCTGCAGCCCTATACCCCCGTTGCGACGCTTCATAGCCTGCAGATCAAAACCTGCCCCGTTGTCTGTAATTTTAGTGATAACTTTATCTGAGTCCTGTACTACCAGAATATCAATCTTGGTGGCCCGGGCATGTTTAAGGGTATTGTTAATACATTCCTGTACCGTTCGGTATAAGACCATCTGTATATTTTCGTCCAGGTCATTATTAAGATTCTCAATCTTAAGGTTAATTTCAATTGTGGGCGACGATGTATTTTCAATCAGTTTTCTTAAGGCCTCAGAAAGTGAATTTTTAAGGAGCATATGAGGCATAATCTGATGTGAAAGGGTGCGTACATCGCTAATTGCATCCGAAAGAATCTTACGGGTTTTGTCTAATATGAGTTCAAAACGTGCCGGATCTTCCTTATAATCATTGAGTACACTTACATTCATGCCTGCCGCTGTGAGCAGCTGTCCTATACCATCATGCAGGTGCGTAGCCATTCGTTTTCTTTCATTATCCTCAGCTGCCATAACTGCCCTTGCGGCCAAATCCTGCTGTTCCATAACTGTTCTCTGTAACTTCGCCTTCTGGCGGTGCTGGTAATTTCTGTAATATACAATTCCAATAAGTAAAACTCCCAGTAGGGCAAACAATGCAACGTTCCGTTTAAACAGCGTTGATTTCTGCTTCTGAATCTCACTGTCTTTCTGTAAAGTCTGGTATTTCTTTTCAAGTTCGGCACTGGCTCTGCTAACCCCTGTGTTCACCAGTTCACCGTCCAGGGCGATATATTTTTCAAAGAAATGATCAGCGCTGTCTGGCTGTGCCGTGTGGTGATAGATGTTGGTGAGCAGTTTGTATGTAGAGAGCTGGTTTTCCTTGGAATTTTCCCGTTCAAAAACCGGCAGGGCTCTTAGAAGCAGGTCTTTAGCCTCGTGGTATTTTCCCTGAACAATGTAATTCTGCGCCACATCAATCCCATTGCTCTCAGTATCTATTCGGGAATTAAACGCTTCTCTTGCGAGCTGGGATGTCTGCAGATTAAGCACCGCGAGGGAATCCTTCCGCTGAAGCGTATATAAGTTACCTAAGTTTCTGGAAGCAAAGGCGATACCCTGTGTGTTGCCCACCTTGCCGCAAATTTCACTGCTTTTCTTATATTGTATCTCTGCCGCCGCGTAGGATTTCTGCATCTGCAGGGCTTTGCCCAGATTAAGGTAATTTTCACAAAGTTTGTTTTCTATTTCTGTGGTCCTGTCCTGGCTTTCAAAATAGGCAATGGCTTCCGAAATGTACTTCACCGCCCTGCGATTGTCCTTCAGATCTACATACAGCAGGCCGATGTTGGCTTTGGTGATGTTGATGTTTTTCACATCATTTTTCTCCTCAAAGTATTTAAGGGCTTCAAGGTACATTTTCATGGCTTTGCTGTACTGAAAATTGCTTTGATACACTGAGGCCAGGTTGTTGTTGAGTTTTGCGATGCCCGCGGCATTGTTCTGTTTCTTCCGGATCTCGTAGGATTTCAGGTAGTTTTTCTCGGCATTTCTGAAGTCATTATTGCGGAAGTGTACTGCTCCCAGGTCACTGTATACCTGTGCCAGAAGCACCGAATCCTTCAGTTTGCCGGTGGTCGAAACAGCACGGCGGCCATAGGCCAGTGCAGAATCTACCGAAACGCTGGCATAATACCAGGTTAGATCGGCGTAAATTACTGCCTTTCTCCTCTCATCCGGATTATTCTTCAGATCCCCTTTCAGATTGGAAATAATTTCATTCAGGTTCTGAGCACTTACCGGGCGTGAAAAACCGGTAAGAATAAGCACTAAAAAAAACAGGAAAAGCTTTTTCCCTATAATTTCGGATTTTAACAATGAATAGTCATTCGTCGAAAGGAAAAAAAATCCGATTTGTTTCATATCTGTTTAGTGCATCAATACTAAATATAAAATTAATAATTAACCTTAAAAAAACCTCAGCAAAAAGATATTTTAGATTAGATTTAAATAATATTAGATCTTAGAACAGTCGGTCATCCTTAGACACTGCAGCGTTTCCATCACCTGACAAATCTAGATAAATTGCTATCTTTGGGCACATTGAAAATTCATCTATGGAAACCCAAAAATATTCTCCTAAAAACAAAATACGGATTGTAACTGCTGCTGCGCTTTTCGACGGGCACGATGCGGCCATAAATATCATGCGCCGCGTGATCCAGGCCACGGGCGTGGAAGTGATTCACCTGGGCCACGACAAATCTGCTGAAGAAGTAGTGAACTGTGCGGTGCAGGAAGATGCCAACGCCATTGCGCTAACTTCTTACCAAGGTGGACACAACGAGTATTTTAAATATATCTACGATCTTTTGAAGGAGAAAAATGCCTCACACATCAGGATATTCGGCGGTGGTGGCGGAGTAATCCTTCCGGAAGAAATCAAAGATCTGATGGATTATGGGATTACCCGAATTTATTCGCCTGATGACGGCCGTGAACTTGGTCTGCAGGGCATGATTGACGATCTGGTTCAGAAATCCGACTACGCGACGGGAGAAAATGTTACCGTAGAAAATTTAGATAAAATAAGCTTTGAAGATGCCAGGTCGATTGCTGAAGTGATTTCAGCAGTTGAAAATTTCTCCGAAAGCAAAACCGATTTGGTTAAAGAAATAGACGCCAGAGCTGAAAATTCCACAATCCCGATTATTGGCATCACCGGAACCGGAGGTGCAGGGAAATCCTCATTAACCGACGAACTTGTTAGAAGATTCCTAAGGTCCAACCCTGAGAAAAAGATCGCCATTATCTCCATAGACCCGTCCAAGAAGAAAACAGGCGGTGCATTGCTTGGCGACAGGATCCGGATGAATTCCATCAACGACGCGCGCGTATACATGCGCTCGATGGCAACGCGTGAGAATAATGTTTCAGTTTCGCCGTATATCCATTCGGCTTTAAATGTCCTGAAAATTTCAAAACCCGATGTCATCGTCCTGGAAACTTCAGGTATTGGACAGTCCGGTTCGGAAATTACTGAAATCGCTGATGTTTCGATGTACGTGATGACGCCGGAATATGGCGCCTCTACCCAGCTGGAGAAAATTGACATGCTGGATTATGCCGATTTAATCGCTTTGAACAAGTCGGATAAACGCGGTGCTCTGGACGCGCTTCAGGCGGTGAAAAAACAGTTTCAGAGAAATCACGTTCTGTTTGAGCAACCTTTGGAAGAAATGCCGGTTTATTCTACAAAAGCCAGCCAGTTCAACGATTGGGGAACTACAGAGCTTTATAACGAATTGATTAAAAAAGTAAATGCAAAGTTCGAAGGTTTAAATTTCAGCGAATACGAGGAGCAGAATGTTTCAGAGGAAACGACCATTATTCCGCCGAAAAGAGTCCGCTACCTGTCTGAAATAGTGGACACGAACCGTGCATACGATAAAGAAGTAGAAAACCAGGCACTCATCGCCAAGAAGATGTACCTCGTGGAGGGCGCGAAAGCACTTATCCAGGACGACCAGCATACGCATGACAAGCTTGAAAAAGTTTTCCTGAAAACCAAAAAAGAACTTTCCGAAGAAAACGCAGCCTTCCTGCACGGCTGGCATCATTTCAAAGAAGAACTGGAAGCGGATACTTACTCTTACTTTGTGCGCGGAAAAGAAATTAAAGTTCAGACCAAGTCTGAAACGCTGTCGCACCTTAAGATTCCAAAGATCGCTTTGCCAAAATTCCAGGACTGGGGCGACCTCATCCGTTGGAAAGGTCAGGAAAATGTTCCCGGATCCTTCCCTTTTACTGCGGGAATCTACCCTTTTAAAAGAACAGGTGAAGACCCTACAAGAATGTTTGCCGGCGAAGGCGGACCGGAAAGGACCAACCGCAGATTCCATTATGTTTCGGCGGAGATGGACGCCAAAAGGCTTTCCACCGCATTTGATTCGGTGACACTTTATGGTCAGGATCCTGCCTTGCCACCGGATATCTACGGTAAGATCGGTAACGCGGGAGTTTCCATCGCTACGCTGGATGATGCCAAGAAACTTTACTCCGGTTTTGATTTGGTGAATGCCATGACTTCAGTATCAATGACCATCAACGGTCCGGCGCCGATGCTGCTCGCATTTTTCATGAATGCCGCCATTGACCAGAACTGTGAGAAATATATTGAAGAAAATAACCTTTGGGATAAAGTTGAGGCCAGACTCAAAGAAAAATTTGACGATAAAGGACTGAACCGCCCAACTTACAGCGGTGAACTTCCGCCATCCAATAACGGCTTAGGGTTAAAATTACTTGGTTTGACAGGTGATGAAATTCTTGAGGCTGACGTTTACGCTAAGATCAAGGCGGAAACCATCGCTACGGTTCGTGGAACTGTTCAGGCGGATATCCTGAAAGAAGACCAGGCTCAGAACACGTGTATTTTCTCAACGGAATTTGCGTTGAGACTGATGGGTGACGTTCAGGAATACTTCATTAAAGAAAAAGTTAGGAACTTCTATTCGGTTTCCATTTCAGGTTACCATATTGCTGAAGCGGGTGCCAACCCAATTTCGCAGCTTGCCTTTACTCTGGCCAACGGTTTCACTTATGTGGAATATTACCTGAGCCGAGGCATGGACATCAATGATTTTGCGCCGAACCTGTCGTTCTTCTTTTCCAACGGTATCGATCCGGAATATGCGGTAATCGGGCGTGTAGCCAGAAGAATCTGGGCCAAGGCGATGCGCGAAAAATACAACGCCAACGAAAGAAGCCAGATGCTGAAATATCACATCCAAACTTCCGGTCGTTCGCTGCACGCGCAGGAAATTGATTTTAATGATATCAGGACTTCTTTGCAGGCGCTTTACGCCATCTATGACAACTGTAACTCACTCCATACCAATGCTTATGACGAAGCCATTACGACGCCAACTGAAGAATCGGTAAGACGTGCGATGGCCATCCAGCTGATCATCAATAAAGAACTCGGTCTGGCGAAAAATGAGAATCCACTTCAGGGCTCATTTATCATTGAAGAACTAACTGATTTGGTGGAAGAAGCTGTCTATGCTGAATTTGACAGGATTACGGAAAGAGGCGGAGTGCTGGGTGCTATGGAAACGATGTACCAGCGTTCCAAGATCCAGGAAGAATCCATGCATTACGAATGGCTGAAACATACTGGTGAATATCCGATTATCGGTGTAAACACTTTCCTTGGGAAGGACGGTTCGCCAACTGTTCTGCCGGGTGAGGTAATCCGTTCTACCGAAGAAGAGAAGCAGATGCAGATCAAAAACCTGCACAATTATCAAAGTGCAAATTCCGACAATACGCAAAACGCACTGAAATCGCTTCAGCACGGCGCCATCAACCAGCAGAATTTATTTGAACTCATGATGGAAGCGGTAAAATACTGTTCATTGGGTCAGATTACCAATGCACTGTTTGAAGTGGGTGGTATGTACAGAAGGAATATGTAGATGGTTAGAAGTTAGAGGTTAGAAGTTAGAAGTTAGAAGTTAGACAGAAGACTTTAGATGATGTAGTTCATACAAAAAAACAGTGTCGGGCAAAAGCCTGACACTGTTTTTTATTTAGCCCTGATTGAGCGGTTTGTTTGAGCTCTTTTCCCTGGTGCGGCGGCTTCGCCGCCGCACCAGGGAAAAAGCGAGCCGCGAAAGCAGGTTCCCGGCTCCCAAAAATCAATTCATAAATGACCGGCAAGCTTCCGCACATTCGCGGCAGGCACGTGCACATTCGCGGCAGTGATCGTGTTCGTGCTTCTCACACTCTGCTGCACATTCGTCACAGATCCGGATGCAGACTTCAAGCAAATCAACCATGTTGGTGTATTGCGTAGCCGCCACCTGATGCACCGCCGTACATATTGCCGCGCAAACGCGGTCCGTACGGATACAATTGACCATATGTTGTACATGTTCTTCCTCGAGACATGCATCTGCGCAGTGATTACAAGCGGCAATACAGGCTGCCAGCTTCTCTAATAGCATCTCATTTTTCATAATTCTGATATTTTGGTAGTGTAAGCTGCAACAAGTTTCCTGCCATGATGCAGAAATAATATTCAAACCTGGAAATATTCGTGCTTATAATTGCTTTTCTGCCACGGTTTTTGCTGTATCACTTCAAACAATTCTACTTTTATTTTGAACCGATATCTACCTGTCTTTTTCCTGTGCTTCCTTTTCTCGTGTAAACCCGATGTACCGGCCACTCAGGACCTTTCAGCTACACAAATTCCTGCCAAAGATACCCTTATCAGCTTGGAACAAAGGAAGACCCTGATTCCACTGCTCGACTCTGTTTTTGCGGAGACTCAGTTTAACGGCATTATTTCGGTGTACCGGGAATCTGAAAAGTTTTATGAGAAAAGCCTCGGATTTGAAGATTTCAGAACCAAAGAACAGTTGGACAGCAATTCGGTATTCGCCATAGGATCAGTAAGCAAACAGTTTGCAGGCGCTATTATATTGCTTTTGGAGGAAAAAGGAAAACTGAGAACCTCGGACAGAATATCGAAATACTTGCCGGAATACCGAAGCAAGACATTTGAAGATATTACCATTCATCATTTACTCACGCATACTTCCGGAATCAGTGATCTGGGGCCAGGTTTGCAGTCTGAACCGGGTGTAGAGTTCAATTATTCAAATAAAGGGTACCGCTTACTCGGGGAGATTGCAGAGGCAGCATCCGGCAAGTCTTACGATACAAATGCCCGTGAGCTTTTTGCGAAAGCAGGACTTACCGCGACATATACTGCTGAGAACTTTACCGGAAAAAATCTGGCCGGCGCACATACTGGTGCCAACAGCAATACCACCCCGGTGCCGAATATGCCACAACGACTGGCCCATGGTTCCATCTCCACGGCAGCTGGTGGACTGCTGTCCACAGTATCCGATCTGCACCGGTGGAATTATGAGTTGTATTCAGGCAAAATCCTTGCTCCCGTGTCTCTTCAAAAGTTTCTGAAACAAAGCGCAAAAATGAATCATCCTGTTCTGGGTTCTGTAGGTTATGGCTATGGAATCATGCTTAGCGCTGCGCCAAAGACCTATCTTCACTCGGGCTATGTAAAAGGATCTCCTTCACTCACACTATATTATCCGCAAAGCAGGACCTCGGTGGTTATCCTATCTAATACAGCCGATACAGGAAAAGGCAAGAAAGCAATTTTCCGGCCCCATACGAGGGTGAAGCAGATAGTGGACAGCCTGGAAGTGACGTGGAAACATTAATGGTCTAAAGCCTGTTTAGAAGAAGGCTTCTATAATTTCATCAGCACTCACCTTACCAAAATAGTCAGTCAGGTTCAGTTCTGAAAACAGTTCCCGGAGATCATTTGCCTCATGTTTCTTACCGATCAACCTGTTTTCCAGTTCTTCAATTGGGTGGGCCGCGAAAAAGTCGCCAAAAATTTTGGCTTTTTCTATTACACCTTTCACCACATCAAGATGGACTTCAATAAATCCTGCCGGAACTTTAATGGCTTTCCGGTAATTGTAATTGGGCGAGAAGCCGAAATTCCAGTCCCAGGTTTCATATTTCTCCGCCACCAGTTTTTGGATCCGGGCCACATCGTCCTCCGTAAGACTGTACCTTTTGGCACCTGGATTATTTCTGAGGATTTCTTCGGTAAGAAGATTTTTCATTTCCTCAGTGCCGGTTCCCCCTGGTAAATATTCCTTCAGGTTCACCACACGTGCGCGGTTGGACTTGGTAGCTTTATCAATAAATTTGAGTGGATTGACCTTCAGCGCCTGGGCCAGGATTTCCATCTCTGAGTCAATGAGTATTGTTCCGTGCTGAATCATCTTTCCCTGGCGCGCCAGTTTGGCATTACCGCTGAACTTCCGCCCGTCAACGAGTAAATCGTTGCGGCCCTGCAGCACGGCGGGAACACCTAATCTGTTCAGTAGCGTAAGCACGGGTTCTGTAAAAACAGAAAAGTCCATAAAGTCGTGCTTACCCAACGCAGTATGAAAACTGAAGTTCAGGTTTCCCAAATCATGATAAACTGTGCCGCCACCGGACATCCTGCGCACCACTTTAATTCCTTTTTCCTTTACATAATCCAAATTGATCTCAGCCAGGGTATTCTGGAATTTTCCCACGATGATGGACGGAGCATTTACATAAAGCAGAAAGAGATCCTGTGTCGGAAATCTTGTTAAGAGAAATTCTTCTGCAGCAATATTAAAATAAGCATTGTTGGATGGTGAATCAATAATGTACATGCGGAGTGTTTGCAGCAAAATTACTTATTTTCGGGCAGCTGACTGCAGATGTCGAAAGCCAAAAAAGGCCGCCTGCGTTGCAGCAGCCTTTATTTTACAATTGGGAATATGAAGATGATGGGGTGACAGAATATTGTATAGGCTTAAATGATCCGCCATTGCTGTCTTCTGCAGAACAGGCGGTTAGACAGACCAAAAGATCCATCATGGCCTCAAACTTTACATAATCGCCGGGTTTGGATGTCGGCGGAAGTACGGAAATCTTACCTTTTGCATCAAACTGAACATTCATAAAGATATTGAAGGCGGTAGGGATCTCATCCTGTGACAGCCCCATTGGTTCCAGGTTTTTTGTAAGATTTTCCAGACAGCTGG belongs to Chryseobacterium sp. and includes:
- a CDS encoding response regulator, with the translated sequence MKIAIVDDHQIIIDGIEMLLGLENDIHITRTYTDGTDLLQDLRSGQVVADLILTDLLMPNLTGYECARILKKEFPALKVIVLSMTCDPKTIYELVDKIGIDGYLSKKINRAELVQALHDARRGDLHLSDEAAEALTKFRHRIIDSPVTILSAREKQVVRLMIEGLMNREIAARLCISESTVETHRKNIYRKTETNSVPRLMQAVHDLDLLRE
- a CDS encoding sensor histidine kinase, with the translated sequence MKQIGFFFLSTNDYSLLKSEIIGKKLFLFFLVLILTGFSRPVSAQNLNEIISNLKGDLKNNPDERRKAVIYADLTWYYASVSVDSALAYGRRAVSTTGKLKDSVLLAQVYSDLGAVHFRNNDFRNAEKNYLKSYEIRKKQNNAAGIAKLNNNLASVYQSNFQYSKAMKMYLEALKYFEEKNDVKNINITKANIGLLYVDLKDNRRAVKYISEAIAYFESQDRTTEIENKLCENYLNLGKALQMQKSYAAAEIQYKKSSEICGKVGNTQGIAFASRNLGNLYTLQRKDSLAVLNLQTSQLAREAFNSRIDTESNGIDVAQNYIVQGKYHEAKDLLLRALPVFERENSKENQLSTYKLLTNIYHHTAQPDSADHFFEKYIALDGELVNTGVSRASAELEKKYQTLQKDSEIQKQKSTLFKRNVALFALLGVLLIGIVYYRNYQHRQKAKLQRTVMEQQDLAARAVMAAEDNERKRMATHLHDGIGQLLTAAGMNVSVLNDYKEDPARFELILDKTRKILSDAISDVRTLSHQIMPHMLLKNSLSEALRKLIENTSSPTIEINLKIENLNNDLDENIQMVLYRTVQECINNTLKHARATKIDILVVQDSDKVITKITDNGAGFDLQAMKRRNGGIGLQNIQTRIDFLKGQTWIKSSAGKGTEIYVEIPLKP
- a CDS encoding methylmalonyl-CoA mutase family protein, which encodes METQKYSPKNKIRIVTAAALFDGHDAAINIMRRVIQATGVEVIHLGHDKSAEEVVNCAVQEDANAIALTSYQGGHNEYFKYIYDLLKEKNASHIRIFGGGGGVILPEEIKDLMDYGITRIYSPDDGRELGLQGMIDDLVQKSDYATGENVTVENLDKISFEDARSIAEVISAVENFSESKTDLVKEIDARAENSTIPIIGITGTGGAGKSSLTDELVRRFLRSNPEKKIAIISIDPSKKKTGGALLGDRIRMNSINDARVYMRSMATRENNVSVSPYIHSALNVLKISKPDVIVLETSGIGQSGSEITEIADVSMYVMTPEYGASTQLEKIDMLDYADLIALNKSDKRGALDALQAVKKQFQRNHVLFEQPLEEMPVYSTKASQFNDWGTTELYNELIKKVNAKFEGLNFSEYEEQNVSEETTIIPPKRVRYLSEIVDTNRAYDKEVENQALIAKKMYLVEGAKALIQDDQHTHDKLEKVFLKTKKELSEENAAFLHGWHHFKEELEADTYSYFVRGKEIKVQTKSETLSHLKIPKIALPKFQDWGDLIRWKGQENVPGSFPFTAGIYPFKRTGEDPTRMFAGEGGPERTNRRFHYVSAEMDAKRLSTAFDSVTLYGQDPALPPDIYGKIGNAGVSIATLDDAKKLYSGFDLVNAMTSVSMTINGPAPMLLAFFMNAAIDQNCEKYIEENNLWDKVEARLKEKFDDKGLNRPTYSGELPPSNNGLGLKLLGLTGDEILEADVYAKIKAETIATVRGTVQADILKEDQAQNTCIFSTEFALRLMGDVQEYFIKEKVRNFYSVSISGYHIAEAGANPISQLAFTLANGFTYVEYYLSRGMDINDFAPNLSFFFSNGIDPEYAVIGRVARRIWAKAMREKYNANERSQMLKYHIQTSGRSLHAQEIDFNDIRTSLQALYAIYDNCNSLHTNAYDEAITTPTEESVRRAMAIQLIINKELGLAKNENPLQGSFIIEELTDLVEEAVYAEFDRITERGGVLGAMETMYQRSKIQEESMHYEWLKHTGEYPIIGVNTFLGKDGSPTVLPGEVIRSTEEEKQMQIKNLHNYQSANSDNTQNALKSLQHGAINQQNLFELMMEAVKYCSLGQITNALFEVGGMYRRNM
- a CDS encoding four-helix bundle copper-binding protein translates to MVNCIRTDRVCAAICTAVHQVAATQYTNMVDLLEVCIRICDECAAECEKHEHDHCRECARACRECAEACRSFMN
- a CDS encoding serine hydrolase domain-containing protein, with the translated sequence MNRYLPVFFLCFLFSCKPDVPATQDLSATQIPAKDTLISLEQRKTLIPLLDSVFAETQFNGIISVYRESEKFYEKSLGFEDFRTKEQLDSNSVFAIGSVSKQFAGAIILLLEEKGKLRTSDRISKYLPEYRSKTFEDITIHHLLTHTSGISDLGPGLQSEPGVEFNYSNKGYRLLGEIAEAASGKSYDTNARELFAKAGLTATYTAENFTGKNLAGAHTGANSNTTPVPNMPQRLAHGSISTAAGGLLSTVSDLHRWNYELYSGKILAPVSLQKFLKQSAKMNHPVLGSVGYGYGIMLSAAPKTYLHSGYVKGSPSLTLYYPQSRTSVVILSNTADTGKGKKAIFRPHTRVKQIVDSLEVTWKH
- a CDS encoding lipoate--protein ligase translates to MYIIDSPSNNAYFNIAAEEFLLTRFPTQDLFLLYVNAPSIIVGKFQNTLAEINLDYVKEKGIKVVRRMSGGGTVYHDLGNLNFSFHTALGKHDFMDFSVFTEPVLTLLNRLGVPAVLQGRNDLLVDGRKFSGNAKLARQGKMIQHGTILIDSEMEILAQALKVNPLKFIDKATKSNRARVVNLKEYLPGGTGTEEMKNLLTEEILRNNPGAKRYSLTEDDVARIQKLVAEKYETWDWNFGFSPNYNYRKAIKVPAGFIEVHLDVVKGVIEKAKIFGDFFAAHPIEELENRLIGKKHEANDLRELFSELNLTDYFGKVSADEIIEAFF